A genome region from Candidatus Thermoplasmatota archaeon includes the following:
- the thiC gene encoding phosphomethylpyrimidine synthase ThiC, with protein sequence MTLMRRARKGITPEIEAVAEVEGMPAERLRRLVAAGRVVIPFNQVHSPDPCGIGEGLAVKINANIGTSADHHDMKEELEKAAVAVKYGADTIMDLSTGGDIDEMRRRIVKEVRVPIGTVPIYQAALKAAKKGSILDMTEDDMFSGVELHAKDGIDFMTVHCGVTKASVSSVKSSSRITDIVSRGGTFLASWILHRDEENPFYSNYDYLVEMAQEYDFTLSLGDGLRPGCISDATDTPQLQELLIIGGLVKRAREKGVQTIVEGPGHVPLNQIEANVRVEKTVCEGAPFYVLGPIVTDIAPGYDHITGAIGGALAAFHGADYLCYVTPAEHLSLPTVEDVKEGVIASKIAAHVADIARGINVEQDDRMARARKALDWEKMLSIAVDPEKAKMYRQRRKPKDDDVCSMCGEVCAIKIASDYVR encoded by the coding sequence ATGACCCTGATGCGTAGAGCCAGAAAGGGAATCACACCCGAGATTGAGGCGGTTGCGGAAGTGGAGGGCATGCCCGCTGAGCGGCTGCGCAGACTGGTCGCGGCGGGGCGGGTCGTCATTCCGTTCAATCAGGTACACTCTCCCGACCCATGTGGGATCGGCGAGGGTCTCGCTGTCAAGATCAACGCCAACATTGGCACGTCCGCTGATCATCACGATATGAAAGAGGAACTGGAGAAGGCAGCGGTGGCGGTCAAGTACGGCGCCGACACGATAATGGACCTGAGCACTGGCGGGGATATAGACGAAATGAGGAGGAGGATAGTCAAGGAGGTGCGCGTTCCAATCGGCACGGTCCCGATCTACCAGGCGGCCCTGAAGGCCGCGAAGAAAGGGTCGATCCTCGACATGACCGAGGACGACATGTTCTCGGGGGTCGAGCTCCACGCCAAGGACGGCATCGATTTCATGACGGTCCATTGTGGAGTGACAAAGGCCAGCGTGAGCAGCGTGAAGAGCTCCTCCCGGATCACGGACATAGTCTCGCGGGGCGGGACATTTCTCGCTTCTTGGATACTCCACAGGGATGAGGAGAATCCGTTCTACTCGAACTACGACTACCTTGTGGAGATGGCCCAGGAATACGATTTCACCCTCAGCCTCGGGGACGGTCTCCGGCCCGGTTGCATCTCGGACGCGACGGACACGCCGCAGCTGCAGGAGCTCCTGATAATAGGCGGCCTCGTGAAAAGGGCGAGGGAAAAAGGTGTCCAGACGATCGTCGAAGGCCCTGGTCACGTCCCGCTGAACCAGATAGAGGCGAACGTCCGCGTGGAGAAGACCGTATGCGAGGGAGCACCCTTCTACGTCCTGGGACCGATCGTTACGGACATAGCACCTGGCTACGACCACATCACTGGCGCGATCGGCGGGGCTCTGGCGGCCTTCCACGGGGCCGATTATCTGTGCTACGTCACTCCCGCGGAGCATCTGTCCCTCCCGACGGTTGAGGACGTCAAGGAGGGAGTCATCGCATCCAAGATCGCGGCGCACGTGGCGGACATCGCCAGAGGGATCAATGTGGAGCAGGACGACAGGATGGCCCGGGCCAGGAAGGCCCTCGACTGGGAGAAGATGTTGAGCATAGCCGTCGACCCGGAGAAGGCAAAGATGTACAGGCAGAGAAGGAAACCCAAGGACGACGACGTCTGCTCGATGTGCGGGGAGGTCTGCGCGATAAAGATCGCCAGCGATTACGTTAGATAA
- a CDS encoding phosphoglycerate kinase translates to MGEEFLTLDDFNLKGKSVLVRVDINSPIDPSSGRILNDSRIRSHVETLQDLKESRTVIIAHQSRPGKADFTTLKAHADRLSYLMARRVGYIDSLFGSKAIEAIKNMHIGDMLILENTRMFSEEIILQNRTLAKQSRSHIVRSLAPHMDFFVHDAFAAAHRSQPSLVGFSEVLTTIAGRVMEKELDALDRFLGGVQRPNAAILGGVKADDSIDIARNLLERDVADKVLTTGMVGNLFLIASGVDVGEANLDLVRKEIENYESVLDEARNLLGKFKGNIEIPQDVVVNHHGKRKGMRVEDLPSDQLISDIGLDTIVHFADIIGHSKTAVMNGPAGIFEIPEFSTGTSELLRAMAYSDAYTIIGGGHTVAAAENFNVAAKIDHVSTGGGSLMEYLSGKTLPGIEALKKWKKRSLSSSGKS, encoded by the coding sequence ATGGGAGAGGAGTTCCTCACTCTGGATGACTTCAATCTGAAAGGCAAATCTGTTCTTGTGAGGGTCGACATCAACTCGCCGATTGACCCCTCCAGCGGGAGAATACTGAACGATTCTAGGATAAGGAGCCACGTCGAGACGCTGCAGGACCTTAAGGAGTCGAGGACGGTGATAATCGCGCACCAGAGCCGACCGGGCAAGGCGGATTTCACGACGCTCAAGGCCCATGCGGACAGGCTGTCCTATCTAATGGCGAGGCGGGTCGGATACATCGACAGTCTCTTCGGTTCCAAGGCCATCGAGGCGATCAAGAACATGCACATCGGGGACATGCTGATCCTTGAGAACACACGGATGTTCTCGGAGGAGATAATCCTCCAGAATCGGACCCTTGCGAAGCAGAGCCGATCACACATAGTGAGGAGTCTCGCGCCGCACATGGACTTCTTCGTCCACGATGCCTTTGCCGCGGCGCACCGGTCCCAGCCTTCGCTCGTTGGGTTCTCCGAGGTCCTGACGACGATTGCGGGAAGGGTGATGGAGAAGGAGCTCGACGCGCTGGATCGCTTCTTGGGAGGCGTTCAGAGACCGAACGCTGCCATTCTGGGCGGCGTCAAGGCCGATGACTCCATTGACATAGCACGGAACCTCCTCGAGAGGGACGTGGCAGACAAGGTTCTCACGACGGGGATGGTGGGGAATCTCTTCCTCATCGCCAGCGGTGTGGATGTTGGCGAGGCTAACCTGGACCTCGTGAGGAAGGAGATCGAGAACTACGAGAGCGTCCTGGATGAGGCGAGGAATCTGTTGGGGAAGTTCAAAGGGAACATCGAGATCCCGCAGGACGTCGTCGTGAACCATCACGGGAAGAGGAAGGGCATGCGCGTGGAGGATCTGCCCTCGGACCAACTGATTTCCGATATAGGCCTTGACACGATCGTCCACTTCGCGGACATCATTGGCCATTCGAAGACCGCCGTGATGAACGGTCCCGCGGGGATCTTCGAGATACCAGAGTTCTCCACAGGCACGTCCGAACTGCTGAGAGCGATGGCGTACTCTGACGCGTACACGATCATCGGGGGCGGCCACACGGTGGCGGCGGCGGAGAACTTCAATGTCGCGGCGAAGATCGACCACGTGAGCACCGGCGGGGGATCGCTGATGGAGTACCTGTCGGGCAAGACGCTCCCAGGGATAGAGGCCCTGAAGAAGTGGAAGAAGCGCTCCTTGTCGTCCTCGGGGAAGTCCTAA
- a CDS encoding DUF835 domain-containing protein produces the protein MTPDYEIPEGKIIKMLNGGTDALKKILLDLKKYAFSGYVKTIYLRDNEPSIGYVVVKEGTPAISVYAGEGGPELGRMSLKKIWEDSYDRKCKIELHARVEVGEIIRRFGAKASIAKLKRAEKIRIVDKAEKVLSRKLKLWKNRGYDVTELAKALKGDTEKARGMFRTFDEDVKKLKILEEILDSMETSGFEDEVQAIRSKFRKPEMNLAIEADIERLREKIEEKKDMESWLTAEEKVIGDKETEARASAVADMIVEKADDGAELPDVPPLRKEEAESKHERDEKTNLIGQFTFDRFVVGPSNRFAQAACLAVAKTPYKAYNPLFICSGPGLGKTHLLNAIGNYIMEGSPETRVLYFTLETFINEYNDAKRRGDLSAFRNKYRNLDVMLLDDAQFLSGNDEVQEELFHTFNALYNENKEIALTSDRPPKDIPELEDRLVSRFESGLVADIQIPEVETRVAILAKKAEEAEVVIGEDVLDFMANAPTDNIRELEGLLNRVVAYSSLTEVPVTLEMAKDVLSDVATRVALREGEIVEEMERELVGGRSYLIEEDRPANVFRLSREAMEEGTTAFLVTRTNPKRMRDLFDLGDARIIWLTDRDSATEETIPPTLERIMYMVENFVKNAEKGVVVLDGLEYLISNNNFDAVLRFLRRLIDEVSESSAVFLLSVSPKTLREQELKILEREMEVRIFR, from the coding sequence TTGACTCCTGATTATGAGATTCCCGAAGGCAAGATAATCAAGATGCTCAACGGCGGGACGGATGCCCTCAAGAAGATACTTCTCGACCTGAAGAAATATGCCTTCAGCGGGTATGTGAAGACGATCTACCTTCGGGATAACGAGCCTTCCATAGGGTACGTGGTCGTCAAAGAGGGCACCCCCGCCATCTCCGTCTACGCCGGTGAGGGAGGCCCCGAGCTGGGGCGAATGAGCCTCAAGAAGATCTGGGAGGACTCCTACGACAGGAAGTGCAAGATCGAGCTGCATGCAAGGGTCGAGGTGGGCGAGATCATCCGCCGATTCGGTGCGAAGGCCAGCATAGCCAAGCTGAAGAGGGCGGAGAAGATCAGGATAGTTGACAAGGCGGAGAAGGTCCTCAGCAGGAAGCTCAAGTTGTGGAAGAACAGAGGTTACGATGTGACCGAACTGGCGAAGGCCCTCAAGGGTGACACGGAGAAGGCCAGGGGGATGTTCCGAACTTTCGATGAGGATGTCAAGAAGCTGAAGATACTGGAGGAGATCCTGGATTCTATGGAGACGAGCGGGTTCGAGGACGAGGTCCAGGCGATCAGGTCGAAGTTCAGGAAACCAGAGATGAACCTCGCGATAGAGGCAGATATCGAGCGGCTTAGAGAGAAGATAGAGGAAAAGAAGGATATGGAGAGCTGGCTGACCGCCGAGGAGAAGGTCATCGGAGACAAGGAAACGGAAGCCAGGGCCTCCGCTGTCGCTGACATGATCGTGGAGAAGGCGGATGACGGGGCCGAACTACCAGACGTGCCCCCCCTCAGAAAGGAGGAGGCCGAGAGCAAGCACGAGCGGGACGAGAAGACCAACCTGATCGGCCAGTTCACGTTCGACAGGTTCGTCGTCGGTCCAAGCAACAGGTTCGCGCAGGCGGCATGTCTCGCCGTTGCGAAGACGCCGTACAAGGCCTACAATCCTCTTTTCATCTGCAGCGGGCCCGGTCTTGGAAAGACGCACCTGCTCAACGCGATAGGGAACTATATCATGGAAGGGTCGCCAGAGACCAGGGTCCTCTACTTCACGCTGGAGACGTTCATCAACGAGTACAACGACGCCAAGAGAAGGGGCGACCTCTCAGCCTTCAGGAACAAGTACAGGAACCTGGATGTGATGCTTCTCGACGATGCCCAGTTCCTCTCTGGGAACGACGAGGTGCAGGAGGAGCTCTTCCACACTTTCAACGCCCTCTACAACGAGAATAAGGAGATCGCGCTAACGAGCGACCGACCGCCGAAGGACATCCCCGAGCTCGAGGACCGCCTAGTGTCCAGGTTCGAATCGGGCCTTGTCGCGGACATCCAGATCCCAGAGGTCGAGACGAGAGTCGCGATTCTGGCGAAGAAGGCGGAGGAGGCGGAAGTGGTCATCGGTGAGGACGTCCTGGACTTCATGGCGAACGCTCCGACCGACAACATCCGCGAGCTGGAGGGCCTGCTGAACCGCGTCGTCGCGTATTCTTCGCTGACCGAAGTCCCGGTCACGCTGGAAATGGCGAAGGATGTACTGTCCGACGTAGCCACAAGAGTGGCGTTGAGAGAGGGAGAGATCGTTGAGGAAATGGAGAGGGAGCTTGTCGGGGGCAGGAGCTATCTCATCGAGGAGGACAGACCCGCGAACGTCTTCAGGCTGTCCCGGGAAGCGATGGAGGAAGGAACCACCGCGTTCCTGGTCACGCGAACGAACCCGAAGCGGATGAGGGACCTGTTCGATCTGGGCGATGCACGGATCATCTGGCTGACCGATAGGGACAGCGCGACCGAGGAAACGATTCCGCCCACGTTGGAGCGGATAATGTACATGGTAGAGAACTTCGTCAAGAACGCCGAGAAGGGCGTCGTGGTGCTCGACGGTCTGGAGTATCTCATAAGCAACAACAACTTCGACGCCGTGCTGCGCTTCCTGAGGAGGCTCATAGACGAGGTCTCCGAGAGTAGCGCTGTCTTCTTGCTGTCCGTAAGTCCGAAAACGCTGAGGGAGCAGGAACTGAAGATCCTCGAGAGGGAGATGGAAGTCAGGATATTCCGCTAA
- a CDS encoding zinc ribbon domain-containing protein, with amino-acid sequence MDIDKITINDEKSIDQILANIVGEDKGEEGDILEDIKSLGKNDTAVVEEGEDVEFECPVCGASVASDATSCPECDAEFAGEEEAEFECPVCQAIVASDASSCPSCGVEFESEEEAPAEEAPPAEEGADEFEEGEAILVPEEPAEEVEEEAVELPEPEFPQELDIEPPVPHITVLERVRVKRDARMAEEVEEEEDIRTLYKTLPKLVNEVKPMLISAKKLGVDIAESRKLISEAIAAGKRRDVRKAVGLVRQSKSGLEDAFMQQIAESLEAFREDVTAARGLGADVERTEELIESAILSLENEDFEGSIKDLQAAKKKFETVGAGLTTAKDALEEAKLLIADASQLGIDVSVAEHLHKEGSAALQRKEWDVASLFAKQSKEKLIERLPAKLVEEVKRARDILLELKVRGGDLKRPIQILKKASMTLKEEKYVDSLRLLKVFRKEIRDMRRG; translated from the coding sequence TTGGACATAGACAAGATCACGATTAACGACGAGAAATCGATAGATCAAATCCTCGCGAACATCGTTGGAGAGGATAAGGGCGAAGAGGGCGACATCCTGGAAGACATCAAGAGCCTGGGGAAGAACGATACAGCCGTCGTCGAGGAGGGAGAGGACGTCGAGTTCGAGTGTCCCGTTTGCGGCGCTTCAGTTGCCTCCGACGCAACGTCCTGCCCTGAATGCGACGCGGAGTTCGCCGGGGAAGAAGAGGCTGAATTCGAGTGTCCCGTCTGTCAGGCGATAGTTGCCAGTGATGCCTCGTCCTGTCCGAGTTGTGGGGTTGAGTTCGAATCAGAGGAAGAGGCTCCCGCCGAGGAGGCTCCGCCCGCTGAGGAAGGGGCTGATGAGTTCGAAGAAGGAGAGGCGATACTGGTTCCAGAAGAGCCCGCCGAGGAAGTGGAAGAAGAGGCTGTGGAGCTGCCAGAGCCCGAGTTCCCTCAGGAGCTGGACATCGAGCCTCCGGTGCCACATATCACGGTCCTGGAAAGGGTGCGGGTGAAGAGAGACGCCCGCATGGCCGAGGAGGTCGAGGAGGAGGAGGACATACGAACCCTCTACAAGACCCTCCCGAAGCTCGTGAACGAGGTCAAGCCGATGCTCATATCCGCCAAGAAGCTTGGCGTCGACATAGCCGAGAGCAGGAAGCTGATCAGCGAGGCGATCGCCGCTGGGAAGAGGAGAGATGTAAGGAAGGCCGTTGGGCTCGTGAGGCAGAGCAAGAGCGGCCTTGAGGACGCTTTCATGCAGCAGATTGCTGAGAGCCTCGAGGCATTCCGTGAGGACGTGACCGCCGCGAGAGGGCTGGGCGCAGATGTCGAGAGAACCGAGGAACTGATAGAGAGCGCGATACTGTCCCTAGAGAACGAGGACTTCGAGGGTTCCATAAAGGACTTGCAGGCCGCGAAGAAGAAGTTCGAGACCGTCGGCGCGGGCTTGACCACGGCGAAGGACGCTCTCGAGGAGGCGAAGCTGCTGATTGCCGACGCTTCGCAGCTTGGAATCGACGTGTCAGTGGCAGAGCACTTGCACAAGGAGGGTTCGGCGGCCCTTCAGAGAAAGGAGTGGGACGTCGCCTCCCTGTTCGCGAAGCAGAGCAAGGAGAAGCTGATTGAGAGATTGCCCGCCAAGCTCGTGGAGGAGGTCAAGAGGGCCCGGGACATTCTGCTGGAGCTAAAGGTCAGAGGAGGGGACCTCAAGAGACCCATCCAGATACTGAAGAAGGCGAGCATGACCCTGAAGGAAGAGAAATACGTAGACTCCCTCCGGCTCCTCAAGGTCTTCAGAAAAGAGATAAGAGATATGAGAAGGGGTTAG
- a CDS encoding signal transduction protein, whose product MFKNSIEGLDKVFKTDIEAPKVVLVTGPPGSMKTSFCYAMMSSYLSNSGEFGLYTTLEESVSSHLKNMESLGVEISLNLQISDFTDLREIDQVVDESEATDYLQFIEKMITHFKKVHGKKFKVFALDSLGALYSLMEDVSDMRKKMFYFFKMIRDNDLISFVIMERSLGAESQLLGNEGFLVDGIIMLGLDRMRGKLVRYLQVEKMRAAQHSMERHAVQVGEDGISILGPIFDSGGD is encoded by the coding sequence ATGTTCAAGAACTCGATAGAGGGGCTGGACAAGGTTTTCAAGACGGACATTGAAGCGCCCAAAGTGGTACTCGTTACCGGCCCCCCAGGATCCATGAAGACCAGTTTCTGCTACGCAATGATGTCGAGTTATCTCTCGAACTCGGGCGAGTTTGGCCTGTATACGACGCTCGAAGAGAGCGTCTCGAGCCACCTGAAGAACATGGAGAGCCTCGGCGTCGAGATATCCCTGAACCTTCAGATATCGGATTTCACGGACCTGCGCGAGATCGACCAGGTCGTCGATGAGAGCGAGGCGACCGACTACCTGCAGTTCATAGAGAAGATGATCACGCACTTCAAGAAGGTCCACGGGAAGAAGTTCAAGGTCTTCGCGCTCGACTCCCTCGGAGCTCTATACTCGCTCATGGAGGACGTGAGCGACATGAGAAAGAAGATGTTCTACTTCTTCAAGATGATCAGGGACAACGACCTCATCTCGTTCGTCATCATGGAGAGGTCTCTCGGAGCGGAGTCCCAGCTCCTCGGAAACGAGGGGTTTCTGGTCGATGGGATCATCATGCTGGGACTGGACAGGATGAGGGGAAAGCTCGTCCGCTACCTCCAGGTCGAGAAGATGAGGGCCGCGCAGCACAGCATGGAACGTCACGCCGTCCAGGTCGGGGAAGATGGGATATCTATCCTGGGCCCGATCTTCGATAGCGGGGGTGATTAG
- a CDS encoding zinc ribbon domain-containing protein, with protein MAEDEAPEEEAASDSALGSESIFDTIKKVEQALKDKEETIRKKEAELGELEARVQTQKDEMESAKQTLDSEKESIEAERNELSAEKERVEKLGAEFSQKETELASRESDVSSRQEQLVAREEDVLRKEEGLTGKENEISSKRDEVFAREEALLKMEKELRDVLDSNIQKANDLLGREKQVSSEEEEVRELKQKLIEDGKKLMEKEKAILGKEVEVREMVEAEVTDEEAPEEAPAEEAEEPPAEEITAEEEPAEEMPAEEVPAEEGEEAPAEEKAPEEAPAEEAPPEEEAPAEEEPAEGEAGEVPCPACGTMISSDAVMCYACGHKLEEGDKEAPAEEEAPAEEEEAASEEEEISCPACGTMISSDAVMCYACGHKLEEGSSKKKPIRKILKRK; from the coding sequence TTGGCAGAAGATGAGGCTCCAGAGGAAGAGGCCGCTTCCGATTCGGCCCTTGGCAGTGAATCCATATTCGACACCATTAAGAAGGTCGAGCAGGCACTCAAGGACAAGGAAGAGACGATCCGGAAGAAAGAAGCGGAGCTAGGTGAGCTAGAGGCACGGGTGCAGACGCAGAAGGACGAGATGGAATCTGCGAAACAGACCCTCGACTCCGAGAAGGAGAGCATTGAGGCCGAGAGGAATGAGCTGAGTGCGGAGAAGGAGAGAGTCGAGAAGCTCGGCGCGGAGTTCTCCCAGAAGGAGACGGAGCTCGCCAGCCGGGAATCCGATGTATCTTCCAGGCAGGAGCAGCTCGTTGCACGCGAGGAGGACGTCCTTCGCAAGGAGGAGGGCCTCACTGGAAAGGAGAACGAGATATCCTCGAAGAGAGATGAGGTGTTCGCGAGGGAAGAAGCCCTCCTGAAGATGGAGAAGGAGCTGAGAGATGTTCTCGATTCCAACATCCAGAAGGCGAACGACCTCCTGGGGAGGGAGAAGCAGGTCAGCTCTGAGGAAGAAGAGGTCCGCGAGCTGAAGCAGAAGCTCATCGAGGACGGAAAGAAGCTGATGGAGAAGGAGAAAGCGATCCTGGGCAAGGAAGTGGAGGTCAGGGAGATGGTCGAGGCCGAGGTCACGGACGAGGAGGCCCCCGAGGAGGCTCCCGCCGAAGAGGCCGAGGAGCCCCCCGCCGAGGAAATCACAGCAGAGGAAGAACCCGCTGAAGAGATGCCCGCTGAGGAGGTTCCCGCCGAGGAGGGCGAAGAGGCTCCAGCCGAAGAGAAAGCGCCCGAAGAAGCCCCTGCAGAAGAGGCGCCCCCTGAGGAGGAGGCTCCCGCCGAGGAAGAACCCGCCGAAGGAGAGGCTGGCGAGGTTCCCTGCCCCGCCTGCGGGACCATGATCAGCTCAGACGCCGTGATGTGCTACGCCTGCGGTCACAAGCTCGAGGAAGGCGACAAGGAGGCTCCCGCCGAAGAGGAGGCCCCCGCAGAGGAAGAAGAAGCGGCCAGCGAGGAAGAGGAGATTTCCTGCCCCGCCTGCGGGACCATGATCAGCTCAGACGCCGTGATGTGCTACGCCTGCGGTCACAAGCTCGAGGAAGGGTCCTCCAAGAAGAAACCCATCCGCAAGATCCTGAAGAGGAAATAG